A genomic region of Persephonella marina EX-H1 contains the following coding sequences:
- a CDS encoding MTH1187 family thiamine-binding protein has translation MSVLVEFAMFPTDKGESVSPYVSRIIKMIDESGVNYKLTPMGTVFEVETMEEALKIIDQAYKQLEKDCNRVYSVVKFDIRKGKSGRLKQKIESVEKKLGKQVSK, from the coding sequence ATGTCGGTACTTGTTGAGTTTGCCATGTTTCCTACTGATAAAGGTGAGAGCGTAAGCCCTTACGTAAGCAGAATAATAAAGATGATAGATGAAAGCGGTGTAAACTACAAGCTCACACCTATGGGAACGGTTTTTGAGGTAGAAACAATGGAAGAGGCCTTAAAGATAATAGATCAGGCTTACAAACAGCTTGAAAAAGACTGTAACAGGGTATACTCTGTAGTTAAGTTTGATATAAGGAAAGGAAAATCTGGAAGGCTAAAACAGAAGATAGAGTCTGTTGAGAAAAAGCTTGGAAAACAGGTCAGTAAATGA
- a CDS encoding class I SAM-dependent RNA methyltransferase produces MIVKIEKLVYGGKGIGKLDGRVCFVPFVLPDEEVEVEIKKEKKSFIECEPLSIVEKSPFRTDPPCRYFRYCGGCDYQHITYEKQVEIKAEILLETLNRIGRLNIDRIDKIYPSKKPFNYRNRTQLKIRGEKIGFYMRESRQIINIDSCLLLKEDINGMISGVREILKFLIFQPEQVHIYSSSDGEALVKFVYQKRVRRFPLGLKHLRSFLSEKLKGAGIYHRKDDLLKRDVLLGESYIYEEYGGIKFRVSMDSFFQVNVYQVENLLDAVLQNIGDHEKAVDLFCGVGTLTLPSARYIKEIYGIESNPYAVNDANHNRKLNRIKNAKFFRMDANRSGGFIAELKPDLVIIDPPRTGVSDDLVRTFLDTDSIKRIIYVSCNPSTLARDLGYLKERYSVEKVYMIDMFPQTYHIESVVVLQKMK; encoded by the coding sequence TTGATAGTAAAGATAGAGAAGCTTGTTTACGGTGGAAAAGGTATAGGTAAGTTAGATGGAAGGGTCTGTTTTGTCCCGTTTGTCCTTCCTGATGAAGAGGTTGAGGTTGAGATAAAAAAGGAAAAGAAAAGTTTTATAGAGTGTGAACCTTTAAGTATTGTTGAAAAAAGTCCTTTCAGGACAGATCCACCATGCAGATATTTCAGGTACTGTGGAGGGTGTGATTACCAGCATATCACCTATGAAAAGCAGGTTGAGATAAAAGCTGAAATCCTTTTAGAAACATTAAACAGGATAGGCAGGCTAAATATAGACAGGATAGATAAGATATACCCTTCAAAAAAGCCTTTTAACTACAGAAACAGAACTCAACTGAAGATAAGAGGGGAGAAGATAGGATTTTATATGAGGGAGAGCAGACAGATCATAAATATAGACAGCTGTCTTCTCCTTAAAGAGGATATTAACGGTATGATTTCAGGTGTGAGGGAGATCTTAAAATTTCTTATTTTTCAGCCTGAGCAGGTACATATATACTCATCATCAGATGGGGAAGCTCTTGTTAAGTTTGTTTACCAAAAAAGGGTCAGGAGATTCCCTTTAGGTCTAAAACATCTTAGATCTTTCTTAAGTGAAAAACTAAAAGGTGCCGGTATATACCACAGAAAGGACGATCTGCTAAAAAGGGATGTACTCCTTGGAGAGAGCTATATTTACGAAGAGTACGGAGGTATAAAGTTCAGGGTCTCAATGGACTCCTTCTTTCAGGTAAATGTCTACCAGGTTGAAAATCTACTTGATGCTGTCTTACAGAATATTGGAGATCATGAGAAGGCTGTTGATCTTTTCTGCGGTGTTGGAACTTTAACACTCCCTTCTGCCAGATATATAAAGGAGATATACGGTATTGAGTCAAACCCTTATGCCGTTAATGACGCAAACCACAACAGAAAGCTTAACAGGATAAAGAATGCTAAATTTTTTAGAATGGATGCAAACAGATCAGGTGGTTTTATAGCTGAGTTAAAGCCAGATCTTGTTATAATTGATCCTCCCAGAACGGGAGTTTCAGATGATCTTGTGAGAACATTCCTGGATACAGATTCTATAAAGAGGATAATCTATGTATCATGTAATCCTTCAACACTTGCAAGGGATCTAGGTTATCTTAAAGAGAGATACTCTGTAGAAAAGGTGTACATGATAGATATGTTCCCACAGACATACCATATAGAGTCTGTTGTGGTATTGCAAAAAATGAAATAA
- a CDS encoding ABC transporter ATP-binding protein: MEGNSPPLLKVENLSKKYLIKKTLFHKEYFTAVDRVSFDINYGEILGVVGESGSGKSTIGKLVLKLIQKDEGSILFKGKDIYSMNRKEEKIFRKESSVVFQDPRTSLNPRLTVYKIIEEPLIVHGVERKEREERIIKAINDAGLDETFLSRYPSELSGGQRQRVAIARAIVLDPDLIVADEPTSALDVSVQLQIIKLLEKLKKQRNISLMFISHDLNVVGNIADRIVVLYRGKIMEKGNTADIIKNPKHPYTKILFDSLPPDHPSHRKDLKKIPEIEREDIKGGCLFYHRCPVAEDICRKEPDIKKINGREVYCHFV, translated from the coding sequence ATGGAAGGCAACAGTCCTCCCTTACTTAAGGTGGAAAACCTATCAAAAAAATATCTTATAAAGAAAACTCTTTTTCACAAAGAGTATTTCACAGCTGTTGACAGGGTCTCTTTTGATATAAATTATGGTGAGATCCTTGGTGTCGTTGGTGAGTCTGGAAGTGGAAAATCAACTATTGGAAAGCTTGTTCTCAAACTTATCCAGAAGGATGAGGGGAGCATACTTTTTAAGGGTAAAGATATATACAGTATGAACAGAAAGGAGGAAAAGATATTCAGGAAGGAGAGTTCTGTTGTTTTTCAGGACCCAAGGACATCACTGAATCCAAGACTTACAGTTTATAAGATAATTGAGGAGCCTTTAATAGTTCATGGTGTTGAAAGAAAAGAGAGGGAAGAGAGGATTATTAAGGCTATAAATGATGCCGGTCTGGATGAGACTTTCTTGAGCAGATACCCTTCAGAGCTTTCAGGGGGACAGAGGCAGAGAGTTGCTATAGCAAGAGCTATAGTCCTTGATCCTGATCTGATAGTTGCAGATGAACCGACATCTGCACTTGATGTTTCTGTTCAGCTCCAGATAATAAAGCTTCTTGAGAAACTTAAAAAACAGAGAAATATAAGTCTTATGTTTATCTCGCACGATCTGAACGTTGTTGGAAATATAGCTGACAGGATCGTTGTTTTATACAGAGGTAAGATAATGGAAAAGGGAAACACTGCGGATATAATAAAGAATCCTAAACATCCTTACACGAAAATACTTTTTGATAGTCTCCCACCTGATCATCCATCACACAGAAAGGATCTTAAAAAGATACCTGAGATAGAAAGGGAGGATATAAAAGGAGGCTGTCTTTTCTACCATAGATGTCCTGTAGCGGAGGATATATGCAGGAAGGAACCGGATATAAAGAAAATCAATGGAAGGGAGGTCTACTGCCACTTTGTTTGA
- a CDS encoding hemolysin family protein has product MFETEVLISFLLIFILLILSAFFAAIESSFFSMDWLKIKRMAKEGNKAAKVADYIRSRPKELVTTFLIGNELVNITASAIMSGLVIEHLGEAYLFVAIITMTVLILTFGEITPKTIGAYYPERYALFASRPFYAFYIAVTPFRIIFMKSAEYFLKKMGLELPVESHKLSEDDLISIVNIGTEKKIFTEEEKEIIEATLQLHETAVSEIMTPRRDIFAIPKGLTVREVLELIKEKDYSRIPVYEGNLDNIIGILYIKDIIFLKFEGKEEKIDRFLREPYFVPEFTPLLNLMKKFEEKKNHMAIVVDEHGTVVGLVTFQDILEFIVGDIPEEYEPEEPFIKQISMNKWEVSGKIEVEILEEVVGIKLPDDYEFDTVGGFILDVLKRFPEEGEEFVYENYKFRILKMESNRIISVLIEKLPETVKEEEESNV; this is encoded by the coding sequence TTGTTTGAAACTGAAGTTCTTATAAGTTTTCTTCTGATATTTATACTCCTTATACTGTCAGCATTCTTTGCAGCCATTGAGTCCTCATTTTTTTCTATGGACTGGCTTAAGATAAAAAGGATGGCAAAGGAGGGTAATAAGGCTGCAAAGGTTGCAGATTACATAAGATCAAGGCCAAAGGAGCTTGTAACAACATTCCTTATAGGAAATGAGCTTGTAAATATAACAGCATCTGCGATCATGTCAGGTCTTGTTATTGAGCATCTTGGAGAGGCGTACCTTTTTGTTGCTATTATAACAATGACGGTTCTTATACTCACCTTCGGTGAGATAACACCGAAAACTATAGGTGCTTACTATCCGGAGAGATATGCCCTTTTTGCCTCAAGACCCTTTTACGCATTTTATATAGCTGTAACACCGTTCAGAATAATATTTATGAAGTCCGCTGAGTATTTCCTTAAGAAGATGGGTCTTGAGCTTCCCGTTGAGAGTCACAAGCTTTCAGAGGACGATCTCATATCAATTGTAAACATCGGAACTGAGAAAAAGATATTCACAGAAGAGGAGAAGGAAATTATAGAGGCAACCCTCCAGCTTCATGAGACAGCTGTAAGTGAGATAATGACACCAAGGAGGGATATATTTGCCATACCTAAAGGGCTTACTGTGAGGGAGGTTCTTGAGCTAATAAAGGAGAAGGATTACAGCAGGATACCCGTTTATGAAGGTAATCTGGATAACATAATCGGGATACTTTACATAAAGGATATAATCTTCCTTAAGTTTGAGGGTAAGGAAGAGAAGATAGACAGATTTTTGAGAGAACCTTACTTCGTTCCAGAGTTTACACCTCTTTTAAACCTTATGAAAAAGTTTGAGGAGAAGAAGAATCATATGGCTATTGTTGTTGATGAGCACGGAACTGTGGTGGGGCTTGTAACATTCCAGGACATTCTTGAGTTCATAGTAGGCGATATTCCTGAGGAGTATGAACCTGAAGAGCCTTTCATAAAACAGATATCCATGAATAAATGGGAGGTATCTGGAAAAATTGAGGTTGAGATACTTGAAGAGGTTGTGGGTATAAAGCTGCCAGACGATTACGAGTTTGATACTGTAGGTGGTTTTATACTTGATGTTTTAAAGAGATTCCCTGAGGAGGGAGAGGAGTTTGTTTACGAGAACTATAAATTCAGGATACTGAAGATGGAAAGTAACCGTATAATCTCCGTTCTGATAGAGAAACTACCAGAAACTGTTAAAGAGGAAGAGGAAAGTAATGTTTAG
- a CDS encoding hemolysin family protein, whose product MFSYLIAIAFFLILEGFFSGSELALFSVNRTRLKYLAKNGNKRAKKVYTALEKRFDEYVATCLIGTTLSIVTITALFVSFLHEFSTVMPLIHSKEELFAEAIIVFTLLFGEIIPKSVFQHYADRLIFFLIPAIEFFRKLLYPLLLIAKVITRVVFFIFRLEEKKDKILTREELLDALILESEGIEEFEKKIVVNVLIFEERRLSEIVVPLSDVVAVEYSSKVIDIIQTFKDTGYSRIPVYKKRIDQITGVVRSYDIADAKPDDPIQKYVRPIRYVPEFTSLPNVLKGFKQFKDHMVVVVDERGATMGIITLEDVLEEIVGEIRDEFSKREKRMIKRQIKDKLIVDGRMEIKEIETLVGEKFPKGPYETVGGLIIYHLGRMPKKRERIVIGSVRFTVLKTNVRRVQEVLIEKIETTRKKVKLNGARDGT is encoded by the coding sequence ATGTTTAGTTATCTTATAGCTATCGCTTTTTTCCTTATTCTTGAGGGTTTTTTCTCAGGATCTGAGCTTGCCCTTTTCTCTGTTAACAGAACAAGGCTGAAATATCTTGCAAAAAATGGAAATAAAAGGGCAAAAAAGGTTTATACCGCTCTTGAGAAAAGGTTTGATGAGTATGTAGCAACATGTCTTATAGGGACAACTCTGAGCATTGTTACTATAACAGCTCTTTTTGTGAGCTTCCTTCACGAGTTTTCCACAGTAATGCCTCTTATACACTCAAAGGAGGAGCTTTTTGCGGAGGCTATTATCGTTTTTACACTTCTATTTGGTGAGATAATACCTAAAAGTGTTTTCCAGCATTACGCTGACAGACTTATATTCTTTCTTATACCTGCTATAGAGTTCTTCAGGAAACTGCTCTATCCTTTACTGCTCATAGCAAAGGTTATAACAAGAGTGGTTTTCTTCATATTCAGACTTGAGGAGAAAAAGGATAAGATACTTACAAGGGAGGAGCTTTTAGATGCTCTCATCTTAGAATCTGAGGGGATAGAGGAGTTTGAGAAAAAGATCGTTGTAAATGTTCTTATATTTGAGGAGAGAAGGCTGAGTGAGATTGTTGTTCCACTCTCAGATGTTGTTGCTGTAGAGTATTCATCAAAGGTTATAGATATAATCCAGACATTTAAGGATACAGGATACTCAAGGATACCTGTTTATAAAAAGAGGATAGACCAGATAACAGGTGTTGTTAGATCTTATGATATAGCTGATGCAAAGCCTGATGATCCTATACAGAAGTATGTAAGACCTATAAGGTATGTTCCAGAGTTCACAAGTCTTCCAAATGTTCTTAAAGGTTTCAAACAGTTTAAGGATCATATGGTTGTTGTTGTTGATGAGAGAGGAGCAACAATGGGGATAATAACCCTTGAGGATGTTCTTGAGGAGATTGTTGGTGAGATAAGGGATGAGTTCTCAAAAAGGGAAAAGAGAATGATAAAAAGACAGATAAAAGACAAGCTTATAGTTGATGGAAGAATGGAGATAAAGGAGATAGAAACACTTGTAGGTGAGAAATTCCCAAAAGGCCCGTACGAGACTGTAGGTGGGCTTATAATATACCATCTTGGAAGAATGCCTAAGAAAAGGGAGAGGATCGTTATAGGTTCTGTAAGATTTACAGTTTTAAAAACAAATGTTAGAAGAGTTCAGGAAGTTTTAATTGAGAAGATTGAGACTACAAGGAAGAAAGTGAAATTAAATGGAGCGAGAGACGGGACTTGA
- a CDS encoding MFS transporter yields the protein MIDKEFTYQEKKATVGLAGIFSLRMLGLFLVLPVLSIYAHKFPGATSFLVGIAIGAYGLTQAIFQIPYGLLSDKIGRIPILIFSTVIFILGSVLAAYASYQEDIWLLIAGRFLQGMGAVSSVVIALIADLTRENIRTRAMATIGASIGMSFAFGMVLGPYLASHLGLGGVFLFTALLALFSLPYIIWGLPRPERVVHHDDAEFTSSYLGTVLRDPNLLKMDFGMFTLHMGLTAVFTSAPLILKQFMDVEDLWKVYLVMFLVGLTFMVPTTIIAEKKGLIKEVKILGVIVLIISFGMFIQFESSFVPAVISIIVYFTGFMILEPIMPSLMSRYAKPHVKGTASGVFNTSQFLGAFVGGAVGGFLLKYGFDMVFLFTGALTFVWLLMIFTMKMPEKT from the coding sequence TTGATAGATAAGGAGTTTACATACCAGGAGAAAAAAGCTACAGTCGGACTTGCAGGTATATTCTCCCTCAGAATGCTTGGACTTTTTCTTGTTCTACCTGTTCTGAGTATATATGCACATAAATTTCCGGGAGCAACATCATTTCTTGTTGGTATTGCTATAGGAGCATACGGACTTACACAGGCTATATTCCAGATTCCTTACGGTCTTCTATCAGACAAGATAGGAAGGATACCTATTCTCATTTTTTCAACTGTTATATTTATTCTTGGAAGTGTTCTCGCAGCATACGCATCTTACCAGGAGGATATATGGCTTTTAATAGCTGGAAGATTCCTTCAGGGTATGGGTGCTGTATCATCAGTTGTTATAGCTCTGATAGCTGATCTTACAAGGGAAAATATAAGAACGAGAGCTATGGCAACGATTGGTGCATCAATAGGAATGTCCTTTGCCTTCGGTATGGTTTTAGGTCCTTATCTTGCTTCCCATCTTGGTCTTGGAGGCGTTTTTCTCTTTACAGCTTTACTCGCTTTATTCTCCCTGCCTTACATAATATGGGGACTTCCAAGACCTGAGAGAGTGGTTCACCATGATGATGCTGAGTTTACAAGCTCATATCTTGGAACAGTACTGAGAGATCCTAACCTTCTTAAGATGGACTTCGGTATGTTCACTCTCCATATGGGTCTTACAGCTGTTTTCACATCAGCACCACTTATACTGAAACAGTTTATGGATGTTGAGGATCTCTGGAAGGTTTACCTTGTTATGTTTCTTGTAGGTCTGACATTTATGGTTCCAACAACGATAATAGCTGAGAAAAAAGGGCTTATAAAAGAGGTAAAGATATTAGGAGTTATTGTCCTTATAATATCCTTTGGTATGTTTATACAGTTTGAGAGCAGTTTTGTTCCTGCTGTGATATCAATAATAGTTTACTTTACAGGATTTATGATACTTGAGCCTATAATGCCATCTCTTATGAGCAGATATGCAAAGCCCCATGTGAAGGGGACAGCTTCAGGTGTTTTCAATACATCACAGTTCCTTGGAGCCTTTGTAGGAGGTGCTGTTGGTGGATTTCTCTTAAAATATGGGTTTGATATGGTATTCCTTTTCACAGGAGCTTTAACATTTGTATGGCTCCTAATGATCTTCACAATGAAAATGCCTGAAAAAACTTGA
- the rsmG gene encoding 16S rRNA (guanine(527)-N(7))-methyltransferase RsmG has protein sequence MIEKLKDLCEKNGIFLSDDQLKKFEIYLNMLSKWNRVYNLTSVRRKEEIITKHFFDSLTLVKLFEKEGINVEGKKVADLGAGAGFPGVPVKIYYGEKIDLYLIESVGKKCIFLEMLKKEISVDYKVICKRSEEVEERFDIVLSRATGETFDVMRWGKDILKVGGYLIIMKGKKVEEELRPFTVSLRFEGYPERRYIVLKKISEDGHTR, from the coding sequence ATGATAGAAAAACTGAAGGATCTTTGCGAAAAAAACGGTATCTTTTTATCAGATGATCAGCTTAAAAAGTTTGAGATATACCTTAATATGCTCTCAAAATGGAACAGGGTTTACAATCTAACCTCTGTAAGAAGAAAAGAGGAGATAATAACAAAACATTTCTTTGACAGCCTCACACTTGTAAAACTTTTTGAGAAAGAAGGGATAAATGTAGAAGGTAAAAAAGTTGCAGATCTTGGAGCAGGTGCTGGATTTCCAGGAGTTCCTGTAAAGATATACTACGGTGAAAAGATAGATCTTTACCTTATAGAGTCTGTAGGCAAGAAATGTATATTCCTTGAGATGCTAAAAAAAGAGATATCAGTTGATTACAAAGTTATCTGTAAAAGATCTGAAGAGGTTGAGGAAAGGTTTGATATTGTTCTGAGCAGGGCTACAGGGGAGACATTTGATGTTATGAGATGGGGCAAGGATATCCTCAAGGTGGGAGGATACCTTATCATTATGAAGGGAAAGAAGGTTGAAGAGGAACTGAGACCTTTTACGGTCAGTCTAAGATTTGAAGGTTATCCGGAAAGAAGATATATAGTCCTTAAGAAAATATCTGAAGATGGTCATACAAGATAA
- a CDS encoding N-glycosylase/DNA lyase has product MIPPLHEIKEAVNSVKDHVDKRIAQFRNLKEKGLTEFDFRPFLDIDPYRADIFSEASFCILTANSSAALGIKIQKEVGIEGFKKLSTDDLFQIIRKKGHRFARQRAERIVMLRDKMDIIEKAVKIKSGKEARDILVKEIYGYGYKEASHFLRNTGFEDVAIIDRHISRFLFEKGIVKPRKTITKKVYLECEEALEDLSGELGISLAELDLYIFYIKTGKVLK; this is encoded by the coding sequence TTGATACCACCTCTACATGAGATAAAAGAGGCTGTTAATTCCGTCAAGGATCACGTAGATAAAAGAATAGCCCAGTTTAGAAATCTAAAGGAAAAGGGTTTAACAGAGTTTGATTTCAGACCTTTCTTAGATATAGATCCTTACAGGGCTGATATATTCTCAGAGGCTTCATTCTGCATACTCACAGCAAACTCATCAGCAGCACTCGGTATTAAAATCCAGAAAGAAGTTGGTATAGAAGGATTTAAGAAACTTTCCACAGATGATCTATTTCAGATAATAAGAAAAAAAGGTCACAGATTTGCAAGACAGAGGGCTGAAAGGATAGTGATGCTCAGGGATAAGATGGATATTATAGAGAAAGCGGTAAAGATAAAATCAGGAAAGGAGGCGAGAGATATACTTGTAAAAGAGATATACGGTTACGGATACAAGGAGGCAAGCCATTTTCTAAGGAATACAGGTTTTGAGGATGTAGCCATAATAGACAGGCATATATCAAGATTTTTATTTGAAAAAGGCATTGTAAAACCAAGGAAGACAATAACAAAAAAGGTATACCTTGAGTGTGAAGAGGCACTTGAGGATCTTTCTGGAGAACTTGGAATTTCACTTGCAGAACTTGATCTGTACATATTCTACATAAAAACAGGTAAAGTTTTAAAATGA
- a CDS encoding helix-turn-helix domain-containing protein has product MSTLIEIASRCKERREELGISRQKLRDKTKIPVDIIERLEEDPDYINKEPYARFLIKQIAIYLDVPFDLDEQVEKLEKRSVEKKEERKGFVFRFLKLSFLSSLLLTFFLLSASFDRSERSQKFYEFLNSTGIEETAEKNTYQNKNRPVPTSVTLKATGNVWLTVYVDNVQHIIKLKKGEKKSITFKDKIKIETVGNPKDLVIMFNNRPVKLSYSKKILHNIFIDSDGIFLNGYNIAEKKES; this is encoded by the coding sequence TTGTCAACCTTAATTGAGATCGCCAGCAGATGTAAAGAGAGGAGAGAGGAACTCGGTATCTCACGCCAGAAATTGAGAGATAAAACAAAGATTCCTGTTGATATTATAGAGAGGCTTGAGGAAGATCCAGATTATATAAATAAAGAACCTTACGCAAGGTTTCTTATAAAACAGATAGCCATATATTTAGATGTTCCCTTTGATCTTGATGAACAGGTTGAAAAGTTAGAAAAAAGATCTGTTGAAAAAAAAGAGGAAAGAAAAGGTTTTGTATTCAGATTTCTCAAGCTGTCATTCCTGTCATCACTCCTACTTACATTCTTTCTTCTATCTGCAAGTTTTGACAGATCTGAAAGATCGCAGAAGTTCTATGAGTTCTTAAACAGCACAGGTATTGAAGAGACAGCTGAAAAAAATACATACCAGAATAAAAACAGACCAGTACCAACATCTGTAACTCTGAAAGCAACAGGGAATGTATGGCTCACAGTTTATGTTGATAATGTTCAGCATATAATAAAACTGAAAAAAGGTGAAAAAAAGAGCATAACATTCAAAGATAAAATCAAGATAGAAACTGTAGGAAATCCAAAGGATCTTGTTATAATGTTCAATAACAGGCCTGTAAAGCTTTCATACTCCAAGAAGATACTCCACAACATATTTATAGATTCTGACGGTATATTTTTAAACGGCTACAATATAGCGGAGAAAAAGGAGAGTTGA